The following proteins come from a genomic window of Paenibacillus spongiae:
- a CDS encoding sn-glycerol-1-phosphate dehydrogenase, protein MTDILSSIKKQAAAAAESGLDLAVLDMGPVRIDSGAIREVAPYLTAKGYRHVSVVSDSITYEIAGGSIAASITDAGIDVRSTMIKPNSQGDVIADEVSIVQLLLDIRQRGSEVVIAAGSGTLHDIARFAAYTTGIPFVSVPTAPSVDGFNSKGAPIIVRGEKITIPSIGPDAIFADLDILTVAPSGLVAAGFGDMLGKYTSLFDWTFGHLAGGEPYSPFVAKLTRNALQRCVDNVDEIAARSNAGIQILMSALLESGFAMLLFGQSHSASGAEHHLSHYWEMEYLKLGRRQLLHGAKVGAACAEISKLYHRLAAEQLPFVTGPEKSRIADEIHRLPDEHAIRSLLRKVGGPDMPETLGIDDELLARSLREAHRIRPNRYTLLRVYNESMQSAAQ, encoded by the coding sequence GTGACAGATATTTTATCTTCCATAAAGAAACAAGCAGCTGCAGCCGCGGAATCCGGGCTTGATCTCGCCGTGCTGGACATGGGGCCTGTACGCATCGATTCCGGGGCAATACGGGAGGTGGCGCCGTATCTTACAGCAAAGGGTTACCGGCATGTATCGGTCGTCTCAGACAGCATTACGTATGAGATTGCAGGCGGCTCTATAGCGGCTTCGATAACAGACGCGGGAATCGATGTGCGTTCGACGATGATTAAGCCGAATTCGCAAGGGGATGTCATTGCCGATGAGGTGTCCATTGTCCAGCTTTTGCTTGATATTAGGCAGCGTGGATCGGAGGTTGTTATCGCGGCCGGCTCCGGCACCCTTCATGATATTGCCAGATTCGCAGCTTATACGACCGGCATCCCGTTCGTATCGGTGCCAACAGCGCCTTCCGTCGACGGATTTAATTCCAAGGGCGCGCCGATTATTGTCCGGGGCGAGAAGATAACCATTCCGTCCATTGGGCCGGATGCGATCTTCGCCGATCTGGATATTCTGACCGTAGCGCCGTCCGGGCTCGTGGCGGCTGGTTTTGGCGATATGCTTGGCAAATATACGTCCCTGTTCGACTGGACATTCGGCCATCTGGCCGGAGGAGAGCCTTACTCTCCCTTTGTTGCGAAGCTGACCCGGAATGCGCTTCAGCGCTGCGTAGACAACGTCGATGAAATCGCAGCCCGCAGCAACGCGGGAATCCAAATTTTGATGAGCGCCTTGCTGGAGTCCGGCTTTGCGATGCTGTTATTCGGCCAATCGCATTCCGCGTCGGGAGCGGAGCACCATCTATCGCATTATTGGGAAATGGAATATTTGAAGCTCGGCCGCAGACAGCTTCTGCACGGAGCTAAGGTCGGCGCAGCCTGCGCGGAAATATCCAAGCTGTATCACCGCCTTGCGGCAGAGCAGCTCCCATTCGTTACAGGGCCAGAGAAGTCGAGGATTGCGGATGAGATCCATCGGCTTCCGGATGAGCATGCCATACGAAGTCTGCTGCGCAAGGTCGGAGGACCCGATATGCCGGAGACGCTCGGAATCGACGATGAGCTTCTTGCGCGCAGCTTGCGGGAGGCGCACCGTATCCGGCCGAATCGTTATACGCTGCTAAGAGTCTATAATGAATCCATGCAGTCGGCTGCACAATAG
- a CDS encoding methyltransferase domain-containing protein, translated as MEQRWEAGMYDQAMSFVSKYGEDILDLIAVQPGERIIDWGCGTGDLAAQLSKKGAIATGIDASESMIAQAQHKYPDITFLVADGQRYRPDTPVDAVMSNAALHWMTDAESTAASIAGSLRAGGRFAAEFGAAGNIQEVRRALQESFDRAGVLELLKFPWYFPSIGEYTPLLERHGLSVRMAVRMERPTPLTGGEQGLRIWLETFANGLLMPLNEAKRREVIGETERRLKQTKLYRNGEWVLDYERIRITATKR; from the coding sequence ATGGAACAACGATGGGAAGCGGGAATGTATGACCAGGCGATGAGCTTTGTATCCAAGTATGGAGAGGATATTCTGGATTTAATTGCGGTGCAGCCAGGCGAACGGATCATAGACTGGGGCTGCGGCACAGGCGACTTGGCTGCCCAGCTGTCCAAGAAGGGAGCCATTGCAACGGGAATTGACGCATCCGAATCGATGATTGCACAAGCGCAGCACAAATATCCTGATATCACGTTCCTTGTAGCGGATGGTCAACGGTATCGGCCCGACACGCCGGTGGACGCGGTTATGAGCAATGCGGCTTTGCATTGGATGACCGATGCGGAATCGACGGCTGCGAGTATCGCCGGGTCGCTTCGTGCGGGCGGCCGGTTTGCGGCTGAGTTTGGCGCTGCGGGCAATATTCAGGAGGTCAGGCGGGCGCTTCAAGAATCCTTCGATCGAGCAGGTGTGTTGGAGCTGCTGAAGTTCCCCTGGTACTTTCCATCCATTGGCGAATATACTCCGCTTCTGGAACGTCACGGGCTATCGGTGCGCATGGCGGTACGGATGGAGAGACCGACCCCGTTAACGGGGGGCGAACAAGGGCTGCGGATCTGGCTGGAGACGTTTGCTAACGGTCTGCTGATGCCCCTGAATGAAGCCAAGCGCCGAGAAGTAATCGGTGAAACGGAGCGCAGATTGAAGCAAACCAAGCTCTATCGGAATGGAGAATGGGTATTGGATTATGAACGGATTCGGATAACCGCCACGAAAAGGTAA
- a CDS encoding globin-coupled sensor protein — protein sequence MIQVSAERQRQLDFIGITEEDLSLLSSNREIFDQVAGEVVDRFYDRIGKESELCAIINKYSTIDRLKKTMRVYWMSLTAGEIDDDFIANRVRVGIVHSKIGLNTDWYLGSYAIYLDLATQIFKRLMPDRWQQIIHSLSKMFNYDSQLVLEAYQKLEQEHVQHLADSRQNMLSSVTQAVQELAGMIVDLEGSAKTMADSAVLTAESQDHSNRMLGELMTDVENIGEVGTLIRNVADQTHLLGLNAAIEAARAGEHGRGFEVVANEVRKLAASSREAMASIQDRLEEIEQKVSVVRKESEEFSIQAREQAARSEELAAFVTTIEKVTNDLKQLND from the coding sequence ATGATTCAGGTTTCGGCGGAAAGACAACGACAGCTTGATTTTATTGGGATCACGGAAGAAGATCTATCGCTCTTAAGCAGTAACCGTGAAATATTCGACCAGGTCGCAGGTGAGGTTGTGGACCGGTTCTATGATCGGATCGGGAAGGAATCTGAACTATGTGCGATCATTAATAAATACAGCACGATCGACAGGCTGAAGAAAACGATGCGCGTCTATTGGATGTCCCTCACGGCGGGAGAAATCGATGATGATTTTATCGCTAATCGCGTACGGGTCGGTATCGTTCATTCCAAGATCGGCTTGAATACCGATTGGTATCTGGGCTCATACGCCATCTATTTGGATTTGGCGACGCAGATCTTTAAGCGGTTGATGCCCGACCGCTGGCAGCAAATCATTCATTCCTTATCCAAGATGTTTAATTACGATTCCCAGCTTGTTCTTGAAGCCTATCAGAAGCTGGAGCAAGAGCATGTGCAGCATTTGGCGGATTCCAGGCAGAACATGCTGAGTTCGGTTACGCAGGCGGTGCAGGAGCTGGCGGGCATGATCGTGGATCTGGAGGGAAGCGCCAAGACGATGGCGGATTCGGCTGTCTTGACCGCGGAATCGCAGGATCATTCCAACCGGATGCTCGGTGAGCTCATGACCGATGTGGAGAACATTGGAGAGGTCGGGACGCTCATTCGGAACGTTGCGGATCAGACCCATTTGCTCGGACTCAATGCGGCAATTGAAGCGGCAAGGGCAGGGGAACACGGCCGCGGCTTCGAAGTCGTCGCGAATGAAGTGCGGAAGCTGGCCGCGTCTTCGCGCGAGGCGATGGCTTCCATTCAGGACCGGCTGGAGGAGATCGAGCAGAAGGTTTCGGTCGTCCGCAAGGAATCCGAAGAGTTTTCCATACAAGCGCGCGAGCAAGCGGCAAGATCGGAAGAGCTGGCTGCCTTCGTAACGACCATCGAGAAAGTGACGAACGATTTGAAACAGCTCAACGACTAG
- a CDS encoding SpoVR family protein — protein MHQDEIKALERAIDEITEVAVGFGLDFYPMRYEICPADIIYTFGAYGMPTRFSHWSFGKTFNRMKMQYDFGLSKIYELVINSNPCYAFLLDGNSLIQNKLIVAHVLAHCDFFKNNARFGGSNRNMVESMAATAERISQYEMDHGNKEVEKFIDAILAIQEHVDPTIIKPYQLDKSRYIELLTKEQSRSSQDPFKTGYEDVWELESDPEAEEAARMKANEPKRFPPKPEKDLIWFIEEYSPNLTDWQRDILSMLRDEMLYFWPQIETKIMNEGWASYWHQRIIRELDLTSEETIEFAKLNSAVVQPSRHSLNPYYLGLKIFEDIEQRWDKPTKEEQERLGRKPGMGRDKIFEVRELDSDISFLRNYLTKDLVRDLDLYIFEKKGAEWKITDKGWENIREQLVYSRVNGGFPSIVVTDGDHNRVGELYLVHQYEGVELDLKYVERTLPYVVQLWGKSVHLETFVEDKRIVFSCDGKKTSRKFI, from the coding sequence GTGCACCAAGATGAAATCAAGGCGCTGGAGAGGGCCATCGATGAGATTACCGAGGTTGCGGTAGGATTCGGTCTCGATTTCTACCCGATGCGTTATGAAATCTGTCCGGCGGACATTATCTACACCTTCGGCGCTTATGGCATGCCGACCCGCTTTAGTCATTGGAGCTTCGGTAAGACGTTCAATCGGATGAAGATGCAATATGATTTTGGCCTTAGCAAAATTTATGAGCTCGTCATCAACTCCAATCCGTGCTACGCGTTCCTGCTCGACGGCAACTCGCTCATTCAGAATAAGCTGATCGTCGCCCACGTGCTTGCGCATTGCGATTTCTTCAAGAACAATGCCCGGTTCGGCGGATCGAACCGCAATATGGTCGAGAGCATGGCCGCCACGGCGGAGCGGATCAGCCAATACGAGATGGATCACGGGAATAAGGAAGTCGAGAAATTCATCGATGCCATTCTCGCCATTCAAGAGCATGTCGATCCGACGATCATCAAGCCGTACCAGCTGGACAAATCTCGCTATATCGAGCTGCTGACCAAGGAGCAGAGCCGCTCGTCGCAGGACCCTTTCAAAACCGGCTATGAGGATGTATGGGAGCTGGAATCCGATCCCGAGGCCGAAGAGGCTGCGCGCATGAAGGCGAACGAACCCAAACGGTTTCCGCCGAAGCCGGAGAAGGATCTCATCTGGTTTATCGAGGAGTATTCGCCCAATTTAACCGACTGGCAGCGGGATATTCTGTCTATGCTGCGCGACGAGATGCTTTATTTCTGGCCGCAAATCGAGACGAAAATCATGAACGAAGGCTGGGCCTCCTACTGGCATCAGCGCATCATCCGCGAGCTCGACCTGACGAGCGAGGAAACGATCGAATTCGCCAAGCTGAACTCGGCTGTCGTGCAGCCGTCGCGCCACAGCTTGAACCCTTACTATCTCGGTCTCAAAATATTCGAGGACATCGAGCAGCGCTGGGATAAGCCGACGAAGGAAGAGCAGGAACGGCTCGGCCGCAAGCCGGGAATGGGGCGGGATAAAATCTTCGAGGTGCGCGAATTGGATTCCGATATCTCCTTCCTGCGCAATTACTTGACCAAGGATCTGGTCAGGGATTTGGACCTGTACATCTTCGAGAAGAAGGGGGCCGAATGGAAAATTACCGATAAGGGCTGGGAAAACATTCGCGAGCAGCTCGTCTATTCCCGGGTTAATGGCGGATTCCCCAGCATTGTCGTAACGGACGGCGATCACAACCGGGTCGGCGAGCTTTATTTGGTTCATCAGTACGAGGGCGTGGAGCTGGATTTGAAATACGTGGAACGCACGCTGCCCTATGTCGTGCAGCTCTGGGGCAAGTCCGTGCATCTGGAAACCTTCGTCGAGGATAAGCGGATCGTCTTCAGCTGCGACGGGAAGAAAACAAGCCGCAAGTTTATTTGA
- a CDS encoding Uma2 family endonuclease: MSNPDEKKIHTYQDMSPAPNPLHQFIVGELHFSLRTFFQNRSCYVFVAPFDVLFSENDDYDSPEHVTQPDLSVVCSKEQISKKGCHGAPSLIIEVLSPATALKDFNEKFNLYQKYGVKEYWIVDPGNRTIHLFALQDGSYSVRELYAEQDAIQSAIFADLTIPLDKLFNM; this comes from the coding sequence ATGTCTAATCCGGATGAGAAGAAAATCCACACCTATCAAGATATGTCGCCAGCTCCGAACCCGCTGCATCAATTTATTGTAGGCGAGCTTCATTTTTCCTTAAGGACTTTCTTTCAAAATCGCAGCTGCTATGTGTTCGTGGCCCCATTCGATGTATTGTTCAGCGAAAATGATGATTATGACTCCCCCGAACATGTGACGCAGCCTGACCTCTCGGTCGTTTGTTCCAAAGAACAAATATCCAAGAAGGGATGTCATGGCGCCCCATCATTGATCATTGAGGTGCTGTCGCCAGCTACCGCACTCAAGGATTTCAATGAGAAGTTCAACCTGTATCAGAAATATGGGGTGAAGGAATATTGGATTGTGGACCCCGGCAACCGAACGATTCATCTGTTTGCGCTGCAGGATGGAAGCTACTCCGTCAGGGAATTATATGCGGAACAAGATGCGATTCAATCCGCTATATTTGCTGATCTAACCATTCCCCTGGATAAACTATTCAACATGTAA
- a CDS encoding alpha amylase family protein: MSARIEKGSNVLWVDFLANGNRLADPQEQLKLVNQAKAAHITHLIVDAKIPYGHVTFASSTAAPHVSEWSGGRFSAWAGRDFLRELTGKAHEAGLTVVANIDVFAEGTIRSRDGLAYDRKDWQVTYYQPAAEGEAQAFIKAEDGHEDSIFVNPLHPEVRAHQLAIIHEIAGNYPVDGIVLDRCRYPNVYGDFGDLSRERFEAHIGAEVERWPEDIFTRGSGEGKERIHHGALFPEWTKWRAMNIKQFVQEAKAAFKTLRPDALFCIYVGSWYPLYYEEGVNWASATYEAGLDWASPTYHESGYADELDFLMTGCYYPEVYKEEAANNGRPAFWYSVEGGIEMSAAAVNGQIPFIASLYLQDYENNPDQFAKAVAMCRERSHGVMLFDVCYLEYYQWWGLLPALLK; the protein is encoded by the coding sequence TTGAGCGCAAGGATCGAGAAGGGTTCTAATGTGTTATGGGTCGATTTTCTGGCAAACGGAAATCGGCTGGCGGATCCGCAAGAGCAGCTAAAGCTGGTCAATCAGGCGAAGGCGGCGCATATTACGCATCTGATTGTCGATGCGAAGATTCCGTACGGGCACGTCACGTTCGCCAGCTCGACGGCTGCGCCGCATGTGAGCGAGTGGTCGGGAGGGCGATTCAGCGCCTGGGCCGGGCGCGATTTTCTAAGGGAGCTGACCGGCAAGGCCCATGAGGCGGGGCTCACGGTCGTCGCCAATATCGACGTATTCGCGGAAGGGACGATCCGCAGCCGGGACGGACTGGCATACGACCGCAAGGATTGGCAGGTGACTTACTATCAGCCCGCAGCCGAAGGAGAAGCTCAGGCATTCATCAAAGCCGAAGACGGACACGAGGACAGCATCTTCGTCAATCCGCTTCATCCGGAGGTACGCGCCCATCAACTTGCCATCATTCATGAAATCGCCGGCAACTATCCGGTCGACGGCATCGTGCTGGACCGCTGCAGATATCCGAATGTGTACGGAGATTTCGGCGACTTGAGCCGGGAACGGTTCGAAGCTCACATCGGCGCCGAGGTGGAGCGATGGCCGGAGGATATCTTTACGAGAGGCAGCGGGGAGGGCAAGGAACGCATTCACCATGGCGCTCTGTTTCCGGAATGGACCAAATGGCGGGCCATGAATATCAAGCAATTCGTCCAGGAAGCCAAGGCGGCGTTCAAAACGCTGCGCCCTGACGCGCTGTTCTGCATCTATGTCGGCTCCTGGTACCCGCTGTATTACGAAGAAGGGGTCAACTGGGCCAGTGCAACGTATGAAGCCGGCTTGGACTGGGCGTCGCCTACATATCATGAATCGGGTTATGCGGATGAACTGGATTTCCTGATGACCGGCTGTTATTATCCGGAGGTTTATAAGGAAGAAGCGGCGAATAACGGCCGGCCTGCGTTCTGGTACAGCGTAGAGGGCGGGATCGAAATGAGCGCCGCCGCGGTGAACGGTCAAATTCCTTTTATCGCGAGCCTGTATTTGCAAGATTACGAGAACAATCCCGACCAGTTTGCGAAAGCGGTTGCAATGTGCCGCGAGCGGTCGCATGGCGTCATGCTGTTCGATGTATGCTACCTGGAATATTATCAGTGGTGGGGGCTGCTGCCTGCTTTGCTGAAGTGA
- a CDS encoding glycoside hydrolase family 10 protein, giving the protein MKRSFSFIMCFMLLLSGTITYVYGEQTDPPPDAASSNLITATAPGGSTLTITAVNRPIQAVNEVILYTRDNSSPITDSNEWSTAAVADYVDGSYVVTAIKDKEGAVNIPRNGFVLFANNDSGQWVLSNLQAGDTVTISGYELPMPVTGQLLRLEDGTEVAVDAMDAERQTNQTAVYTTRYGSFTKPFGADTVEFIISGGVVVVVNTNGQAGTYIPTTGYVVSASGTAVEALAGLNVGQSVQSFNLDIPILPASYAKVKGTAVGIDKINGGRGLAEVVLYQPSYGSSTRANAWGMEITVADNVVTRVVAIAADASGNFIDNNSPIPANGYVLSIQSASPYYNELNGKVAVGDSVELVLDTLAYRAGKIGYDALNPRTREDNPGGWHDPTNTPYPGLRGPDQLIIYDGSYGERTGTNPWGNEVVVNANGKVISNGGNDNVIPEGGFVVSGVGTTAAWLSNNVWIGSTVTLNQASKQVVFIYTPESYADKAEIAIAQAEQGLSDSRSRFLDVPYAQIEQKLANVREALVQVRSKLASGSYDGLIELLNTLDRDVTDANFMNFESRKVETRGLWLRPKETNIEQVREHMQKIKAANINSIYLETWWDGHTAFPIASPDTALNPIHQGFDVLQAYVAEGKKLGIEIHAWVENFYVGQNHVSPVYVNHPDWTMVSKQGDLYDDINGEKFYFINPALPEAQEFVLNIYKELVRKYDVDGIHLDFARYPDSGDYTNDFSYDTYTRSLFQNQYGVDPIGINPGDPLWETWTKFRSGIIDSFVGRIVEEVMPIRPGMKLTAAVWPNYEEAPQKVLQDTKAWLDKGYIDHLFHMSYVPDPSLIVIDAQHSLQLADGRAFVSSGVGTFINLTKSVLAEQIDKVNETGVSGTALFEFESLFNNGYDRELKLGLYRTEAIMPDYVTSKPFVTILKEMKRKIDDVYLPLGGMDRNTAKKLKEEIEDAADKTKDDRKFSRGSAKQAGKRLDKLENSIQQSIEVQPEVKRRMYADIAYARNILDIFNSKLK; this is encoded by the coding sequence ATGAAGAGATCATTTTCTTTCATTATGTGCTTCATGCTCTTACTCTCAGGAACGATTACCTATGTATACGGAGAGCAGACCGATCCGCCGCCGGATGCGGCTTCCTCGAATCTCATCACAGCAACAGCGCCGGGCGGAAGCACGCTAACCATAACGGCCGTCAACCGGCCGATCCAAGCGGTCAACGAAGTGATCTTGTACACGCGGGATAACAGCAGTCCGATAACCGATTCGAATGAATGGTCCACGGCGGCAGTCGCCGATTACGTCGACGGCAGCTATGTCGTGACGGCCATTAAAGACAAGGAAGGCGCCGTCAACATTCCGCGCAACGGATTTGTCCTCTTTGCCAATAACGACAGCGGCCAATGGGTGCTGAGCAACCTGCAGGCCGGCGATACGGTAACCATCAGCGGTTACGAGCTGCCGATGCCGGTTACGGGTCAATTGCTCCGATTGGAGGACGGCACCGAGGTTGCCGTCGATGCGATGGATGCGGAACGCCAAACGAATCAAACCGCGGTCTATACGACCCGCTATGGCAGCTTTACGAAGCCATTCGGAGCCGATACGGTGGAATTCATCATCTCCGGGGGCGTCGTCGTAGTCGTCAATACGAACGGTCAGGCAGGAACGTACATTCCAACAACGGGTTACGTCGTTTCTGCGAGCGGTACGGCTGTGGAAGCCTTGGCCGGCCTGAATGTCGGGCAATCGGTGCAGTCGTTTAATCTCGATATTCCGATTCTGCCGGCTTCCTATGCCAAGGTCAAGGGCACTGCCGTCGGCATCGACAAAATCAACGGAGGACGCGGATTGGCCGAGGTGGTCCTGTATCAGCCATCCTACGGCTCCTCGACCCGGGCGAATGCTTGGGGAATGGAGATTACCGTCGCGGATAACGTCGTGACGAGGGTGGTTGCGATTGCAGCCGACGCTTCGGGCAACTTTATCGACAACAACTCGCCGATTCCCGCGAACGGGTACGTATTGTCCATCCAGTCGGCCAGTCCATACTATAACGAGCTGAACGGAAAAGTAGCGGTGGGCGACAGCGTGGAGCTCGTGCTCGACACCTTGGCGTACCGGGCGGGGAAAATCGGCTACGATGCGCTCAATCCGCGTACGCGGGAGGATAATCCCGGCGGCTGGCACGATCCGACCAATACGCCATACCCGGGCCTGCGCGGACCCGATCAGCTGATCATCTATGACGGCAGCTATGGCGAGCGGACAGGTACAAACCCGTGGGGCAATGAAGTCGTCGTCAATGCCAACGGCAAGGTCATCAGCAACGGCGGCAATGACAATGTTATTCCGGAGGGCGGTTTCGTCGTATCAGGCGTCGGGACGACGGCTGCTTGGCTGTCGAATAACGTCTGGATCGGATCCACCGTGACGCTTAATCAGGCGAGCAAGCAGGTCGTGTTTATTTATACGCCGGAATCGTACGCCGACAAAGCCGAAATCGCGATTGCTCAGGCGGAGCAAGGGCTGTCGGATTCCCGCAGCCGCTTCCTTGACGTGCCGTACGCGCAAATCGAGCAGAAGCTGGCCAATGTCAGGGAAGCGCTCGTTCAAGTAAGGAGCAAGCTGGCATCCGGTTCCTACGACGGCTTGATCGAGCTGCTGAATACGCTGGACCGCGACGTGACCGACGCCAATTTCATGAATTTCGAATCGCGCAAGGTCGAAACGCGGGGGCTGTGGCTCCGTCCGAAAGAAACGAATATCGAACAGGTGCGCGAGCATATGCAGAAAATCAAAGCCGCCAACATCAATTCGATTTATTTGGAAACGTGGTGGGACGGACATACGGCGTTCCCGATCGCCAGTCCCGATACGGCCTTAAACCCGATTCATCAAGGCTTTGATGTCCTTCAAGCTTACGTCGCGGAAGGAAAGAAGCTCGGGATCGAGATCCATGCCTGGGTGGAAAATTTCTATGTCGGTCAAAATCATGTCAGCCCGGTATACGTCAATCATCCCGATTGGACGATGGTCAGCAAGCAGGGCGACCTCTATGACGATATCAATGGCGAAAAATTTTATTTCATCAACCCGGCGCTGCCGGAAGCGCAGGAATTCGTCCTCAACATCTACAAGGAACTGGTGCGTAAATACGATGTGGACGGCATCCACCTCGACTTTGCCCGTTATCCCGATTCCGGCGACTATACGAACGACTTCTCGTATGACACCTATACGCGGAGCCTGTTCCAAAATCAATACGGCGTCGATCCGATCGGTATTAATCCGGGCGATCCGTTGTGGGAAACCTGGACCAAATTCCGCAGCGGCATAATCGATTCCTTTGTCGGCCGCATCGTGGAGGAAGTGATGCCGATCCGCCCGGGCATGAAGCTGACGGCCGCGGTATGGCCGAATTATGAGGAGGCGCCGCAGAAGGTGCTGCAGGATACGAAGGCATGGCTGGACAAAGGCTACATCGACCACTTGTTCCACATGTCTTATGTGCCGGACCCGTCGCTGATCGTCATCGATGCGCAACATTCACTGCAGCTGGCTGACGGAAGGGCGTTCGTCAGCTCCGGCGTCGGCACCTTCATTAATCTGACCAAATCGGTGCTCGCCGAGCAAATCGACAAAGTGAATGAGACCGGCGTATCGGGCACCGCGCTGTTCGAGTTCGAGTCGCTGTTCAATAACGGCTATGACCGCGAGCTGAAGCTGGGCTTGTATCGTACGGAGGCGATCATGCCCGATTACGTGACATCGAAGCCGTTCGTCACCATCCTGAAGGAAATGAAACGGAAGATCGACGATGTATATTTGCCTCTGGGGGGCATGGACCGGAACACGGCGAAGAAGCTGAAGGAAGAAATCGAAGATGCCGCCGACAAGACGAAGGATGACCGCAAATTTAGCCGGGGCTCGGCGAAGCAGGCCGGCAAACGGCTGGATAAGCTGGAGAACAGCATTCAGCAGTCAATCGAGGTCCAGCCGGAGGTGAAGCGGCGGATGTATGCCGATATCGCATACGCCCGGAACATACTCGACATTTTCAATTCGAAATTAAAGTAA